In the genome of Cryptomeria japonica chromosome 8, Sugi_1.0, whole genome shotgun sequence, one region contains:
- the LOC131049672 gene encoding receptor-like protein EIX2 encodes MSENRFTGSIPRSICSATSDLMFLDLSRNELTDVIPTNLVTCSELVILNLAQNYLEGEMPEELGNLTQLQTLNLNENQLQGVIPPSIANCIELRVFDVGNNRIQGSIPISIGKLADIRILNLAFNKWQGSLPQELLNLTNLQILDLSHNNLSGFIPKRMGKLNAMANQSQTDQTEMSLGGRISADVGPDFLIKFVNQVTLWIKGRATPYPKIISAFKFMDLSYNKLSGSIPEQMGDLKGLIALNISNNDLTGSIPKSLGGIVQLECLDLSGNMLSGNIPADLSNLRFLSVLNLSYNNLSGLIPQGKQFATFEASSYLGNANLHGVPLENGTLTSGWGERGRQVQWNSTGVRDRDGDADADEMDRWWVVSVGLCFGVGFASVIAILCFHLKWRYKCFALLDSFIQYLMLSLPQRSSL; translated from the coding sequence ATGTCAGAGAACAGGTTCACCGGTTCTATCCCGCGTTCTATATGTTCTGCCACTAGTGACTTGATGTTTCTGGATTTGTCAAGGAACGAGCTAACGGATGTCATTCCTACAAATCTGGTGACATGTTCTGAGCTGGTAATTTTGAACTTGGCTCAAAATTATCTGGAAGGAGAGATGCCAGAAGAGCTAGGAAATCTGACTCAACTTCAGACACTAAATTTGAATGAAAACCAATTGCAAGGTGTTATCcctccttctattgcaaattgtatAGAACTCCGAGTATTTGACGTAGGAAACAACAGAATTCAAGGAAGCATCCCAATTTCGATTGGAAAGCTGGCAGATATACGAATTCTCAACTTGGCTTTTAATAAGTGGCAAGGCTCTCTTCCACAGGAGTTGCTAAACCTCACGAATCTCCAAATTCTAGATTTATCTCATAATAATTTATCAGGATTCATTCCTAAGAGAATGGGGAAGTTGAATGCCATGGCGAATCAATCACAAACCGATCAAACAGAGATGAGTCTCGGTGGGCGAATTAGCGCTGATGTTGGTCCCGATTTCCTTATAAAGTTTGTGAACCAAGTGACACTTTGGATTAAAGGAAGAGCAACTCCATACCCTAAGATTATCAGTGCTTTCAAATTCATGGATCTTTCCTACAACAAGCTGTCAGGCAGTATTCCTGAGCAAATGGGAGACCTGAAGGGCTTAATTGCTCTCAACATTTCAAACAACGACCTGACAGGAAGCATTCCTAAATCCTTGGGAGGTATCGTTCAGCTGGAGTGTTTGGATCTTTCAGGAAACATGCTGTCAGGCAACATTCCAGCAGATCTTTCAAACCTCAGATTCCTTTCTGTTTTGAATCTTTCATACAACAATCTTTCTGGGTTAATACCGCAGGGGAAACAGTTTGCAACCTTTGAAGCTTCTTCTTATCTGGGGAACGCCAATCTTCATGGGGTTCCCTTGGAAAATGGAACACTCACATCTGGTTGGGGTGAAAGAGGCCGCCAGGTGCAATGGAACAGCACAGGAGTTAGAGACAGAGATGGAGATGCAGATGCAGATGAGATGGATCGATGGTGGGTGGTGTCAGTGGGGTTATGTTTTGGGGTAGGATTTGCCAGTGTGATTGCAATATTGTGCTTTCACCTTAAATGGAGATACAAATGTTTTGCTTTGTTGGATAGCTTTATCCAATATCTTATGCTAAGTCTGCCGCAGAGATCCTCATTATGA
- the LOC131049674 gene encoding leucine-rich repeat receptor-like serine/threonine-protein kinase At1g17230 — MAPVSFCMAVMIMLPFHFSFANACRDDERSYLLDFKSGLKDSSGRLSSWQHFNCCRWEGLMCDSHSGHVVSLDLKNPSYNLHEFQSRLSGKIHPSLFKLQHLQYLDLSANFFEGTALPPQLAKLQRLIFLNLTDAHFGGEIPLELGNVTTLRHLDLSRKDFNGAAIPLHLAKLHTLTFLSLAYARLGGEIPPELGNVTTLRHLDLSHNEFNVAAIPWQLAKLQSLTFLSLAYAQVGGEVSPELGNISTLRYLDLSMNLFNGTVIPPQLGKLQRLTFLDLGDAEFGGEIPQELGNITTLRHLDLLAYPFGGEIPLAHPLESRRFAGWIKDLRSLEYLVMTSVNLSMASEDWGNALSTLSNIREIYLYGCGLSGTLPSVLNLTHLSHLDLSGNSFYSSLPVWFQNVSSLVYVDLSYCDFNGSIPLNFLHGSSLRKLDLSYNHLRGVIPQSIANFSMLETLDLSYNNFTDDLQLFGSIVDGLSSLRRLYLNNNQLSGTIPDTITKLVRLETLSLSSNNLTGSISPSVLDIAHLKEVDVSENQVTLSVYSSWIPQFVQIGYLGLRSCNLQGEIPAFLSTQYSLAVLDLSDNNIVGSSQSSSSQSFT; from the coding sequence ATGGCTCCCGTTTCATTCTGCATGGCGGTGATGATAATGTTGCCCTTTCATTTCTCATTTGCTAACGCATGCCGAGATGATGAAAGAAGCTACCTTCTCGATTTTAAAAGTGGGCTTAAAGATTCCTCTGGCCGATTAAGCTCGTGGCAGCACTTCAACTGTTGCCGATGGGAGGGTCTCATGTGTGACTCTCATTCCGGCCATGTTGTTTCCCTCGACCTCAAAAACCCTAGTTACAATCTTCATGAATTTCAATCTCGTCTGAGTGGGAAGATCCATCCCTCCCTGTTCAAACTGCAGCATCTGCAATATTTAGATTTGAGCGCGAATTTTTTCGAAGGTACTGCCCTCCCTCCTCAGTTGGCGAAACTCCAGAGGCTTATTTTCCTCAACTTGACAGATGCCCATTTTGGAGGTGAGATTCCTCTGGAATTGGGTAACGTTACAACCTTGCGCCACCTGGATTTGAGCCGGAAAGACTTCAATGGTGCTGCCATACCTCTTCATCTGGCCAAACTTCACACGCTTACTTTCCTTAGCTTGGCATATGCTAGACTTGGAGGTGAGATTCCTCCGGAATTGGGTAACGTTACAACTTTGCGCCACCTGGATTTGAGCCATAATGAATTCAATGTTGCTGCCATACCATGGCAGTTGGCAAAACTTCAGAGCCTTACTTTCCTTAGCTTGGCATATGCTCAAGTTGGAGGTGAGGTTTCCCCGGAATTGGGTAACATTTCAACTTTGCGCTACCTAGATTTGAGCATGAATCTCTTCAATGGTACGGTCATACCACCTCAGTTGGGGAAACTACAGAGGCTTACTTTCCTTGACTTGGGAGATGCTGAATTTGGAGGCGAGATTCCTCAGGAATTGGGTAACATTACAACCTTGCGCCATCTGGATCTGTTAGCATATCCATTTGGTGGTGAGATTCCATTGGCACATCCCTTGGAGAGTAGGAGGTTTGCAGGATGGATAAAAGATCTGAGAAGCTTGGAATACCTGGTTATGACTTCTGTGAATCTGTCAATGGCATCTGAGGATTGGGGTAACGCCCTTAGCACTCTGTCGAATATCAGGGAGATTTACCTCTATGGCTGTGGACTTTCAGGTACTTTACCTTCTGTCCTAAACCTTACTCACCTATCCCATCTAGATCTTTCAggaaattcattttattcatctttgcCAGTTTGGTTTCAGAATGTCTCGTCCTTGGTCTACGTCGATCTGTCTTATTGTGATTTCAACGGTTCTATCCCTTTAAATTTCTTGCACGGTTCAAGCCTGAGAAAACTTGACTTGTCATATAACCATCTAAGAGGAGTAATTCCTCAATCCATTGCAAATTTTTCAATGCTTGAGACATTGGACCTCTCATACAATAATTTTACAGACGACTTACAACTGTTTGGTTCAATCGTTGATGGGCTTTCGTCTCTCAGACGCCTGTACCTCAATAACAACCAGTTGTCTGGAACAATTCCAGATACCATTACAAAGCTTGTCAGATTAGAAACGTTGTCACTCAGCTCAAACAATTTAACCGGCAGCATCTCTCCTTCCGTATTGGATATAGCTCACCTCAAAGAAGTCGACGTTTCTGAAAATCAGGTAACACTTAGCGTCTATTCAAGTTGGATTCCGCAATTTGTTCAAATTGGGTACTTGGGGTTAAGGTCTTGTAATCTTCAAGGGGAGATTCCTGCTTTTCTGTCTACTCAATATTCACTGGCAGTATTGGACCTGTCCGATAACAACATTGTGGGATCTTCCCAGTCTTCAAGCTCTCAATCTTTCACATAA